GCGCAAAGACATGGTTGCTTACTTACTGGAAGTTTACAGCGTAAGCATTAGCAGGGCTTGCCGGGTAGTAAAGCTGCCCAAATCCATGTATTACTATAAGAATGTCCGGGATGATTCAGAGACTATTGATAAGCTAATTGAGTTATCTGAACGTCATCCAACCGAAGGTCAGGATCTATATTACAGCAGGATTCGGCATCAAGGGTTGCTATGGAACTACAAGCGTGTAAGACGTGTTTACCTGCTGCTGGGTATGAATAAACGCCGCAAGGTCCGCAGGCGTGTGCCGGCAAGAGTCAAGGTCCCACTGATCGTGCCTGAGCAAGCTGGAGATACCTGGTCGATGGACTTCATGTGTGATGTTCTGATGAACAGAAGAAGGTTCCGAACGCTGAACATTATTGATGACTATAATCGGGAAGCTATTGCCGTAGAAGCTGCTTATACCATGCCAGCCGTTCGGGTAACTCAGATATTGGAGCGAACGATTCATGAACAAGGTAAACCAAACTGTATCCGGGTAGATAACGGGCCGGAGTTTAACAGTAAAGAGTTTAAGGATTGGTGTAAAAGCAAAGGCATTACAGTACAATTCACGCAGCCTGGCAAACCCATGCAGAACGGCTATATCGAGCGGTTCAATAGAACCTTCCGGGAGAATATTCTGGACGCTTACTTATTTGAAGATATCCAACAGGTACAGGTACTGGCTGATGAATGGATGGATGATTATAACTACAGCAGGCCTCATGAAGCATTGGGAGGGATAACGCCTGACCTGTATAAACGGCTAAACTGTGGGGATATTGAAAACTCTGGCGAGTTTCCAACATCTCCACAGTTACAACAATGATAATTATATTTTTGAATTAAATAATTCTATAAAATACCGGTCCGAACTAAGGGAGGGTTACACAGGGAAGGGAGGTGTTGATGGGCAGGATGGAGAAATAATACACAAAAAAAATACTGGTGAAATTAATCGCCAGTATTTTTGTGTTGCAAATGTTGCATTCGTTGCACTGTTGCTGCAACACTTGAAAGATTTTAGTTTTCTAATTCCTTTCTCCATCGACCAACGGTGGATTTATGTACACCTATTTCATCTGCGATGTTGGTGTCACTAATACCCTGTTTAAATAGAGCGTTAGCTTTATCCCGTTGTTTTTCTTTAACAGCGTCTGATTTTTCCAATAATACATGTTGACTTTCATCAACGTCTTTCTCTTGAACTTCAAACCATAAAGTTTCTCTATTCAATCTTAACAACGTTGCGCTATCACTCTCCTCCGCTTCACGTGATTTCATCCTTTTTAAAATACGATAATCGATATTTAAATAGCTTTTACGTAAGAAGAAATCAGCATCGACTAAATCTGTTAAAGCACCCGCCCCCGATTGCATATCACTATGCGTAAGCTGGTTATAAGAACCTTTTTTTGAATGATGAACGACTAAGAATGCGCAATTAAAATCATCTTTTAATCGATTGATTTCTTTAATCATTTTAGACATTTCATGATTACGCTCATTATCCTTAGAAAAAGCTGTTCTAAGATTATCAATCACTATTAAAACAGGATTATATTCTTTACAGAAATTTCTAATCGATTCAACGTTTTCAAAAAAACCCGATCTAGGACTAAAACAGTAGGCTTCATATTTACTTTCAGGATTGTTATTTCCCAATAAGGTATCCATTCTCTTTTTTATGGAATGATCGCCTAATTCTAAATTTAAATAAAGAACATTTCCATTTAATTCGATTTCTTCTCCAAGAAATTCAGTGTCTCCGGCAGCTACTTTAATGGCTAGCTGCATTGCTAAAAACGATTTTCCTACCCCACGTTCAGAAGGAAATAGAACAGTATTTTTTTCAAGAATAAAATTTCCAAATAACTTCCTAAGCGGTTTTAGATTTTTTCCTTCTTTAGCTAATGCGCTAAAGGACTTGAATTCACTTGTCCAAAGCTTTTGTTGCGAAACTTCTGCAACACTTGCAACCACTGCAACATTTCTTTCTTCTTTAAAATTCTTCATATCAAGGTTTTCCCTTTGACTCTTTTCATTCTCACTTATATCTTGATATTTTTCTATCATAGATTTAAATTAAAATATTGCGCTCCAATATTAGAACGTGAAGCAAATATTAGGATAAGAAAAAAGTCTAAAGGTCTTAAAATGGTCTATTAGACTATTTAATTCATCATTTATATAGGAACATACTCTTTAGTCTCTTAAAGTTATTGGCTGTTTTTTTGAAGTATCTTCTATTCTTTTATCCGGTTGCAAATATGTACTGATAGTGCTTTTAGAAAACTCCCTGCCATCCTTGTCTACGAAATTATTGAGGATAAAATGTTCTAGTTCTTGCTTAGTCAAATCCAGAAACTGTTTTCTTAGATTATTCTTACCATCATTTAAGTCAAGCAGCAATGTTGTAAGTGCATTAATATTACCAAGCCATTTAATTTTCTCATTATTTCCAACTAAAACAACATTGCTTTTGGTTTCCTCATTAACGGATATGTATTTTAAAAGATGGTTTTTTAGGCCACTTATATGAAGTCTAATTGTTTCTAATACTTTATTATCTTCTTTATTAGTTGCATTCTGTATATCTAATTCAAATGACCTGCTTAGGTTATCTAATTCAATTCTTATTATTTTGAGAAACTTGCTTTTTTTTAAATCCTCATTATAAAGTTGGAAAAGCTTCTCTCTTAAATAATTTTCAAAATAGTTATCCCATGATTTTAACTTGCCAACTAAATATGTTTCAAAGGAAATCTTACTTTCTGAACCATCTTTAAATAAGAAAGAATAAACTTGTTCTTTCTCATTCCAAATAATATTTGGCTCATCAAGGTCATTGCTACTGTAGTCTAAAAGGGTATTTGCAATAAATTCGTCGACCGCGTTAAATCTTCTGTGTAGACCGAGGTACTCTTTATTTTGAACAAACCGAAAATAATTATGAAGAGGGTGCTTATCCATCGTTTAGCCAAATTATAAATTATACTTGCAAAAACTTATCAGCTTGATATAATTTGTATAATACGGAGAAGTTGACCAGGTGATTCCGTGGCAAATTGACCACCCAAAGTGCTGGCGAACGAGCGCAGCGAACGCTGTAGAAGCGTTGTCAAAAGTAGTTATTTAAAGTGTGTTTTGCAGATAGCTTTTTTCGGGCTCTGCGGGCCTTCTTTTTCTCATCGACTCTCCCTTTAGTTCCATCCGGTGCGCATCATGCACGATGCGGTCGAGGATAGCATCAGCGATCGTCTTTTCACCAATGACCTCATACCATTTACTGACCGGCAGCTGAGAGGTGATGATCAGGGATGTCTTACCGTGCCTGTCCTCAATGATCTCCATCAGTGCGGCCCTGCTCTGCGCATCAAAAGGTTGTATACCGAAGTCATCCAGGATCAGTAGTTGCTGGCGTTCCAGTTTGGCTACATCCTTCATGTAGGAACCATCTGCCTTGGCCATCTTCAGCTTAGCAAAGAGTTTGGGTGTGCTGGCATAGAACACGCGGTAACCCAGTATGCAGGCTTGGTGTCCGATAGCAGAAGCGATATAGCTTTTGCCGATACCGGTGCTGCCTGTGATCAACAGGTTCTCATTCCGGTCAATAAAGTGGCAGTCTGCCAGGCGCATTACCTGATTGCGGTCGATACTACGGTCGGCATGGTAGTGGATGTTCTCTACCGAGGCCTTATAGCGGAACTTAGCATACATGATCGTACGCTCTATGCGCCTGTTCTGCCGGTCGTCCCATTCGGCCTCTACCAGGTGGGCCAGCAGTTCATCAGTGGTGTATTCTGCGGTCTGTCCCGTTTCCAGGCAGCTTTTAAAGGCATGGTACATGCCATAGAACTTCAGTTTGCGAAGTTTGTCTAAGGTGTTCGTGTTCATATCGATCTGTTCATTAATGGTTATTTATAGTAGTTCTCTCCCCGGATATTGTCATGGCTGGGCATAGGCAGCTCGTCAGCAAATAAGCTTTCCTCGT
This region of Mucilaginibacter yixingensis genomic DNA includes:
- a CDS encoding AAA family ATPase — translated: MIEKYQDISENEKSQRENLDMKNFKEERNVAVVASVAEVSQQKLWTSEFKSFSALAKEGKNLKPLRKLFGNFILEKNTVLFPSERGVGKSFLAMQLAIKVAAGDTEFLGEEIELNGNVLYLNLELGDHSIKKRMDTLLGNNNPESKYEAYCFSPRSGFFENVESIRNFCKEYNPVLIVIDNLRTAFSKDNERNHEMSKMIKEINRLKDDFNCAFLVVHHSKKGSYNQLTHSDMQSGAGALTDLVDADFFLRKSYLNIDYRILKRMKSREAEESDSATLLRLNRETLWFEVQEKDVDESQHVLLEKSDAVKEKQRDKANALFKQGISDTNIADEIGVHKSTVGRWRKELEN
- the istB gene encoding IS21-like element helper ATPase IstB, whose product is MNTNTLDKLRKLKFYGMYHAFKSCLETGQTAEYTTDELLAHLVEAEWDDRQNRRIERTIMYAKFRYKASVENIHYHADRSIDRNQVMRLADCHFIDRNENLLITGSTGIGKSYIASAIGHQACILGYRVFYASTPKLFAKLKMAKADGSYMKDVAKLERQQLLILDDFGIQPFDAQSRAALMEIIEDRHGKTSLIITSQLPVSKWYEVIGEKTIADAILDRIVHDAHRMELKGESMRKRRPAEPEKSYLQNTL